The proteins below are encoded in one region of Xenopus laevis strain J_2021 chromosome 8L, Xenopus_laevis_v10.1, whole genome shotgun sequence:
- the MGC108147.L gene encoding uncharacterized protein LOC734363 isoform X1, with protein sequence MEMQVLYLLFFVGSTAQEYMARSVFLFPRSSADDYVVLKPMVTEPLNKLTVCFRSYTEGGRYAFFNTGTPESQIYNPFVIFQQGSSYLNIYMNNTYVSIPDKADVLEWIHRCVTWDSDTGVLQLRVNGKVYPRRVVNKGFSIDLQEGISLGQMQMYYGTEWDPNTSFQGEICDFHMWNRVLSLDDMREADHSGIDGNVISWNRLNYIINGEVIVQPKPMCTYSSRLGYC encoded by the exons ATGGAGATGCAAGTCCTTTACCTTTTGTTCTTCGTTGGATCCACTGCACAAGAAT ACATGGCTAGAAGTGTCTTCCTCTTCCCCAGAAGTTCTGCTGATGATTATGTGGTTCTGAAACCAATGGTGACTgaacctttaaataaactcaccGTTTGCTTTAGGAGCTACACAGAAGGTGGAAGATATGCCTTTTTTAACACGGGCACCCCAGAGTCACAGATCTACAACCCGTTTGTTATTTTCCAGCAAGGATCGAGTTATTTAAATATCTATATGAATAATACCTATGTATCCATTCCAGATAAGGCAGATGTTCTGGAGTGGATACACAGGTGTGTGACCTGGGACTCTGACACTGGAGTTCTACAGCTTAGGGTTAATGGAAAAGTCTACCCTCGAAGAGTAGTGAATAAAGGTTTTTCTATTGATCTCCAGGAAGGTATTTCCCTGGGTCAGATGCAGATGTATTATGGGACTGAGTGGGATCCTAATACTTCCTTTCAAGGGGAAATTTGTGATTTCCATATGTGGAATAGGGTTTTGTCTCTTGACGACATGAGAGAGGCAGACCATAGTGGTATAGATGGGAATGTCATTAGCTGGAACCGTCTGAACTACATTATAAATGGAGAAGTCATTGTCCAACCTAAACCTATGTGTACATATAGTTCCAGGCTAGGCTATTGTTAA
- the MGC108147.L gene encoding uncharacterized protein LOC734363 isoform X2, whose amino-acid sequence MARSVFLFPRSSADDYVVLKPMVTEPLNKLTVCFRSYTEGGRYAFFNTGTPESQIYNPFVIFQQGSSYLNIYMNNTYVSIPDKADVLEWIHRCVTWDSDTGVLQLRVNGKVYPRRVVNKGFSIDLQEGISLGQMQMYYGTEWDPNTSFQGEICDFHMWNRVLSLDDMREADHSGIDGNVISWNRLNYIINGEVIVQPKPMCTYSSRLGYC is encoded by the coding sequence ATGGCTAGAAGTGTCTTCCTCTTCCCCAGAAGTTCTGCTGATGATTATGTGGTTCTGAAACCAATGGTGACTgaacctttaaataaactcaccGTTTGCTTTAGGAGCTACACAGAAGGTGGAAGATATGCCTTTTTTAACACGGGCACCCCAGAGTCACAGATCTACAACCCGTTTGTTATTTTCCAGCAAGGATCGAGTTATTTAAATATCTATATGAATAATACCTATGTATCCATTCCAGATAAGGCAGATGTTCTGGAGTGGATACACAGGTGTGTGACCTGGGACTCTGACACTGGAGTTCTACAGCTTAGGGTTAATGGAAAAGTCTACCCTCGAAGAGTAGTGAATAAAGGTTTTTCTATTGATCTCCAGGAAGGTATTTCCCTGGGTCAGATGCAGATGTATTATGGGACTGAGTGGGATCCTAATACTTCCTTTCAAGGGGAAATTTGTGATTTCCATATGTGGAATAGGGTTTTGTCTCTTGACGACATGAGAGAGGCAGACCATAGTGGTATAGATGGGAATGTCATTAGCTGGAACCGTCTGAACTACATTATAAATGGAGAAGTCATTGTCCAACCTAAACCTATGTGTACATATAGTTCCAGGCTAGGCTATTGTTAA